Proteins co-encoded in one Equus przewalskii isolate Varuska chromosome 27, EquPr2, whole genome shotgun sequence genomic window:
- the LOC103545246 gene encoding cystatin-B, with amino-acid sequence MMCGAPSVTQPATAETQAIADQVKSQLEEKENKKFPIFKAVEFRSQVVAGTNHFIKVQVGDDDFVHIRVFKSLPHENKPLALSSYQTNKARHDELSYF; translated from the exons ATGATGTGCGGCGCGCCCTCCGTCACTCAGCCCGCCACTGCCGAGACCCAGGCCATCGCCGACCAG gtgAAGTCACagctggaggagaaggaaaataagaagttCCCTATTTTTAAGGCTGTGGAGTTCCGGAGCCAGGTGGTCGCGGGGACAAACCACTTCATCAAG GTTCAGGTTGGCGATGACGACTTCGTGCACATTCGAGTGTTTAAAAGCCTCCCACACGAAAACAAGCCCCTGGCCTTGTCCAGCTATCAGACCAACAAAGCCAGGCACGACGAGCTGTCGTATTTCTAG
- the RRP1 gene encoding ribosomal RNA processing protein 1 homolog A isoform X3, translated as MVSHVQLPPEIQLAQRLAGNEQVTRDRAVKKLRKYIVARTQRASGGFTHDELLKVWKGLFYCMWMQDKPLLQEELGRTISQLIHAFQSAEAQHLFLQTFWQTINREWTGIDRLRLDKYYLLMRMVLNESLTALKMRGWEERQTEQLLELLTTEILHPDSQAPNGVKSHFLEIFLEELTKVGADELTAEQNLRFIDPFCRIAARTEEPLVLHNITRGIFETIVEQAPFAIEDLMKELEEEEDDEMSEGDEEMSAGKERERGQDVPSKKPWKGSIHGTEPDVDEEQGEDDEDSAGPVLQFDYEAVANRLFEVASHQSTPSQNRKRLYKVIRKLQHLAEGFFPEDEVPEKAYRSLQGGRRERKAKKRLPKSRLQNKTGKGGKEDPPPGLSPGSERMRQRRGVGPNPTAHQEQPGDRGRRGAPRKKRRPQGGARAKVASGQEPKTQQ; from the exons ATGGTTTCGCACGTGCAGCTCCCGCCCGAGATCCAGCTGGCGCAGCGCCTGGCGGGGAACGAGCAGGTGACCCGGGACCGGGCGGTGAAGAAGCTCCGGAAATACATCGTCGCCAGGACTCAGCGGGCCTCAG GTGGTTTCACTCATGACGAGCTGCTGAAGGTGTGGAAGGGACTGTTTTACTGCATGTGGATGCAGGACAAGCCTCTCCTCCAG GAGGAACTAGGAAGGACCATTTCCCAGCTCATCCATGCTTTTCAGAGTGCAGAGGCAC agCACCTGTTCCTTCAGACGTTCTGGCAAACCATTAATCGTGAGTGGACGGGCATAGACAGACTGCGCCTGGACAAGTACTACCTG CTCATGCGGATGGTCCTGAATGAGTCCTTGACGGCCCTGAAAATGCGAGGATGGGAAGAGAG ACAGACTGAGCAGCTGCTGGAGCTGCTGACAACTGAGATCCTGCACCCTGACAGCCAGGCTCCCAATGGGGTGAAGAGCCACTTCCTGGAGAtcttcctggaggagctgaccAAAGTGGGCGCCGATGAG CTGACGGCCGAGCAGAACCTGAGGTTCATTGACCCCTTCTGCAGAATCGCTGCCCGGACTGAGGA ACCTCTGGTTTTGCATAACATCACTCGAGGCATCTTCGAAACGATCGTGGAACAGGCCCCGTTTGCCATCGAAGACCTGATGAAGGaattggaggaagaggaagatgatgaGATGTCAGAGGGCGACGAGGAGATGTCGGCAGGCAAGGAGCGGGAGCGGGGACAGGATGTGCCATCCAAGAAGCCGTGGAAAG GCTCCATCCATGGGACTGAACCTGATGTGGACGAGGAGCAGGGAGAAGATGACGAGGACAGCGCTGGCCCTGTCCTCCAG TTTGACTATGAGGCTGTTGCCAACAGACTGTTCGAAGTGGCCAGTCACCAGAGCACCCCTTCTCAGAACAGGAAGCGTCTCTACAAGGTGATCCGGAA GTTGCAGCACCTGGCAGAAG GCTTCTTCCCTGAGGATGAGGTCCCGGAAAAAGCCTACAGGAGtctgcagggagggaggcgggagagaAAGGCCAAGAAGCGTTTGCCCAAGTCCAGGTTGCAGAACAAGACAG GGAAAGGTGGAAAGGAGGACCCGCCACCAGGCCTGAGCCCGGGATCTGAGAGGATGAGGCAGCGACGGGGCGTGGGGCCCAACCCCACTGCACACCAGGAGCAGCCTGGGGACCGTGGCAGGAGAGGGGCTCCCAGGAAGAAGCGGCGGCCCCAGGGAGGGGCCAGAGCGAAGGTGGCCAGCGGCCAGGAGCCAAAGACGCAGCAGTAG